From Candoia aspera isolate rCanAsp1 chromosome 8, rCanAsp1.hap2, whole genome shotgun sequence, a single genomic window includes:
- the RASGEF1B gene encoding ras-GEF domain-containing family member 1B isoform X3: MRPSKWVLVVGDAAKKQGLAPCLLSGDPDSLPQESMPQTPPFAAMFDSSGYSRYLFQSKEDSCEGLYYHDNNLLSGSLEALIQHLVPTLDYYPDSRLRKIAPKVLQLLAEWTETFPYDFRDERMMRNLKELAHRIANADETYRKNVQQIIQSLIRKLASLSQYEEVLAKISATSTDRLTVLKTKPQAIQRDIITVCSDPYMLAQQLTHIELERLSYIGPQEFVQAFVQKDPLDNDKNSYGDRKKSRNLEAYVEWFNRLSYLVATEICMPIKKKHRARMIEYFIDVARECFNIGNFNSLMAIISGMNMTPVSRLKKTWSKVKTAKFDILEHQMDPSSNFYNYRTALRGATQRSLTAHSSREKIVIPFFSLLIKDIYFLNEGCANRLPNGHVNFEKFWELAKQVSEFMTWKQVECPFERDRKILQYLLTVPVFSEDALYLASYESEGPENHIEKDRWKTLRSTLLGRG; encoded by the exons ATGCGCCCGAGCAAGTGGGTGTTGGTGGTAGGCGACGCCGCGAAGAAACAGGGCCTGGCGCCGTGCCTGCTCTCCGGTGATCCGGATTCTCTTCCTCAG GAAAGTATGCCCCAGACTCCTCCCTTTGCGGCGATGTTTGACAGCAGTGGCTACAGCCGATACCTATTCCAGTCCAAAGAGGACAGCTGTGAAGGGCTGTATTACCATGACAACAACTTGCTCTCAGGATCTTTGGAAGCTCTCATCCAGCACTTGGTCCCCACACTTGATTACTACCCAGAC AGCCGGTTACGGAAAATTGCCCCCAAAGTCCTGCAGCTGTTGGCGGAGTGGACGGAGACGTTTCCATATGACTTTCGGGATGAGCGCATGATGAGAAATCTAAAAGAACTGGCCCATCGAATAGCCAACGCAGATGAG ACGTATCGGAAAAACGTGCAGCAGATCATCCAGAGCCTCATTCGTAAGCTGGCCTCTCTCAGCCAGTACGAGGAAGTTCTTGCAAAAATCAGTGCAACTTCAACAGATAGGCTGACGGTTTTAAAGACCAAACCCCAGGCCATCCAGCGAGATATCATCACAGTCTGCAGTGATCCTTACATGTTAGCCCAGCAGCTGACTCACATAGAGCTT gagAGACTGAGTTACATTGGACCTCAAGAATTTGTCCAGGCATTTGTACAAAAGGATCCACTGGACAATGACAAG AACTCCTATGGGGATCGGAAGAAGTCCCGGAACCTGGAAGCTTACGTTGAATGGTTCAACAGACTTAGTTATTTGGTTGCTACAGAAATATGCATG CCTATAAAGAAAAAACACAGAGCAAGAATGATAGAATACTTCATTGATGTCGCCCGAGAGTGcttcaacattggcaactttaactCTTTAATGGCTATTATTT CTGGAATGAATATGACTCCTGTCTCCAGACTAAAGAAAACTTGGTCAAAAGTCAAGACTGCCAAGTTTGACATTCTGGAA CATCAAATGGACCCTTCCAGCAATTTCTACAATTACCGCACAGCTCTGCGTGGGGCAACACAAAGGTCTTTGACAGCTCATAGCAGCAGAGAAAAG ATTGTGATTCCATTTTTCAGCCTGCTTATCAAGGACATTTACTTCCTCAATGAAGGCTGTGCCAACCGCTTGCCCAATGGCCATGTCAATTTTGAA AAATTTTGGGAATTGGCTAAACAAGTGAGTGAGTTTATGACATGGAAACAAGTGGAGTGTCCTTTTGAGAGAGACCGGAAAATCCTTCAATACCTGCTCACCGTTCCAGTCTTCAGTGAGGATG
- the RASGEF1B gene encoding ras-GEF domain-containing family member 1B isoform X1 produces MRPSKWVLVVGDAAKKQGLAPCLLSGDPDSLPQESMPQTPPFAAMFDSSGYSRYLFQSKEDSCEGLYYHDNNLLSGSLEALIQHLVPTLDYYPDRTYIFTFLLSSRLFVHPYELMAKVCHLCTEQQRRAEPVADQSRLRKIAPKVLQLLAEWTETFPYDFRDERMMRNLKELAHRIANADETYRKNVQQIIQSLIRKLASLSQYEEVLAKISATSTDRLTVLKTKPQAIQRDIITVCSDPYMLAQQLTHIELERLSYIGPQEFVQAFVQKDPLDNDKNSYGDRKKSRNLEAYVEWFNRLSYLVATEICMPIKKKHRARMIEYFIDVARECFNIGNFNSLMAIISGMNMTPVSRLKKTWSKVKTAKFDILEHQMDPSSNFYNYRTALRGATQRSLTAHSSREKIVIPFFSLLIKDIYFLNEGCANRLPNGHVNFEKFWELAKQVSEFMTWKQVECPFERDRKILQYLLTVPVFSEDALYLASYESEGPENHIEKDRWKTLRSTLLGRG; encoded by the exons ATGCGCCCGAGCAAGTGGGTGTTGGTGGTAGGCGACGCCGCGAAGAAACAGGGCCTGGCGCCGTGCCTGCTCTCCGGTGATCCGGATTCTCTTCCTCAG GAAAGTATGCCCCAGACTCCTCCCTTTGCGGCGATGTTTGACAGCAGTGGCTACAGCCGATACCTATTCCAGTCCAAAGAGGACAGCTGTGAAGGGCTGTATTACCATGACAACAACTTGCTCTCAGGATCTTTGGAAGCTCTCATCCAGCACTTGGTCCCCACACTTGATTACTACCCAGAC AGAACGTACATCTTTACTTTTCTGCTCAGCTCTCGGCTTTTTGTGCACCCTTATGAATTAATGGCAAAAGTCTGCCATCTCTGTACCGAGCAGCAGAGGCGAGCGGAGCCTGTGGCTGATCAA AGCCGGTTACGGAAAATTGCCCCCAAAGTCCTGCAGCTGTTGGCGGAGTGGACGGAGACGTTTCCATATGACTTTCGGGATGAGCGCATGATGAGAAATCTAAAAGAACTGGCCCATCGAATAGCCAACGCAGATGAG ACGTATCGGAAAAACGTGCAGCAGATCATCCAGAGCCTCATTCGTAAGCTGGCCTCTCTCAGCCAGTACGAGGAAGTTCTTGCAAAAATCAGTGCAACTTCAACAGATAGGCTGACGGTTTTAAAGACCAAACCCCAGGCCATCCAGCGAGATATCATCACAGTCTGCAGTGATCCTTACATGTTAGCCCAGCAGCTGACTCACATAGAGCTT gagAGACTGAGTTACATTGGACCTCAAGAATTTGTCCAGGCATTTGTACAAAAGGATCCACTGGACAATGACAAG AACTCCTATGGGGATCGGAAGAAGTCCCGGAACCTGGAAGCTTACGTTGAATGGTTCAACAGACTTAGTTATTTGGTTGCTACAGAAATATGCATG CCTATAAAGAAAAAACACAGAGCAAGAATGATAGAATACTTCATTGATGTCGCCCGAGAGTGcttcaacattggcaactttaactCTTTAATGGCTATTATTT CTGGAATGAATATGACTCCTGTCTCCAGACTAAAGAAAACTTGGTCAAAAGTCAAGACTGCCAAGTTTGACATTCTGGAA CATCAAATGGACCCTTCCAGCAATTTCTACAATTACCGCACAGCTCTGCGTGGGGCAACACAAAGGTCTTTGACAGCTCATAGCAGCAGAGAAAAG ATTGTGATTCCATTTTTCAGCCTGCTTATCAAGGACATTTACTTCCTCAATGAAGGCTGTGCCAACCGCTTGCCCAATGGCCATGTCAATTTTGAA AAATTTTGGGAATTGGCTAAACAAGTGAGTGAGTTTATGACATGGAAACAAGTGGAGTGTCCTTTTGAGAGAGACCGGAAAATCCTTCAATACCTGCTCACCGTTCCAGTCTTCAGTGAGGATG
- the RASGEF1B gene encoding ras-GEF domain-containing family member 1B isoform X2: MPQTPPFAAMFDSSGYSRYLFQSKEDSCEGLYYHDNNLLSGSLEALIQHLVPTLDYYPDRTYIFTFLLSSRLFVHPYELMAKVCHLCTEQQRRAEPVADQSRLRKIAPKVLQLLAEWTETFPYDFRDERMMRNLKELAHRIANADETYRKNVQQIIQSLIRKLASLSQYEEVLAKISATSTDRLTVLKTKPQAIQRDIITVCSDPYMLAQQLTHIELERLSYIGPQEFVQAFVQKDPLDNDKNSYGDRKKSRNLEAYVEWFNRLSYLVATEICMPIKKKHRARMIEYFIDVARECFNIGNFNSLMAIISGMNMTPVSRLKKTWSKVKTAKFDILEHQMDPSSNFYNYRTALRGATQRSLTAHSSREKIVIPFFSLLIKDIYFLNEGCANRLPNGHVNFEKFWELAKQVSEFMTWKQVECPFERDRKILQYLLTVPVFSEDALYLASYESEGPENHIEKDRWKTLRSTLLGRG; this comes from the exons ATGCCCCAGACTCCTCCCTTTGCGGCGATGTTTGACAGCAGTGGCTACAGCCGATACCTATTCCAGTCCAAAGAGGACAGCTGTGAAGGGCTGTATTACCATGACAACAACTTGCTCTCAGGATCTTTGGAAGCTCTCATCCAGCACTTGGTCCCCACACTTGATTACTACCCAGAC AGAACGTACATCTTTACTTTTCTGCTCAGCTCTCGGCTTTTTGTGCACCCTTATGAATTAATGGCAAAAGTCTGCCATCTCTGTACCGAGCAGCAGAGGCGAGCGGAGCCTGTGGCTGATCAA AGCCGGTTACGGAAAATTGCCCCCAAAGTCCTGCAGCTGTTGGCGGAGTGGACGGAGACGTTTCCATATGACTTTCGGGATGAGCGCATGATGAGAAATCTAAAAGAACTGGCCCATCGAATAGCCAACGCAGATGAG ACGTATCGGAAAAACGTGCAGCAGATCATCCAGAGCCTCATTCGTAAGCTGGCCTCTCTCAGCCAGTACGAGGAAGTTCTTGCAAAAATCAGTGCAACTTCAACAGATAGGCTGACGGTTTTAAAGACCAAACCCCAGGCCATCCAGCGAGATATCATCACAGTCTGCAGTGATCCTTACATGTTAGCCCAGCAGCTGACTCACATAGAGCTT gagAGACTGAGTTACATTGGACCTCAAGAATTTGTCCAGGCATTTGTACAAAAGGATCCACTGGACAATGACAAG AACTCCTATGGGGATCGGAAGAAGTCCCGGAACCTGGAAGCTTACGTTGAATGGTTCAACAGACTTAGTTATTTGGTTGCTACAGAAATATGCATG CCTATAAAGAAAAAACACAGAGCAAGAATGATAGAATACTTCATTGATGTCGCCCGAGAGTGcttcaacattggcaactttaactCTTTAATGGCTATTATTT CTGGAATGAATATGACTCCTGTCTCCAGACTAAAGAAAACTTGGTCAAAAGTCAAGACTGCCAAGTTTGACATTCTGGAA CATCAAATGGACCCTTCCAGCAATTTCTACAATTACCGCACAGCTCTGCGTGGGGCAACACAAAGGTCTTTGACAGCTCATAGCAGCAGAGAAAAG ATTGTGATTCCATTTTTCAGCCTGCTTATCAAGGACATTTACTTCCTCAATGAAGGCTGTGCCAACCGCTTGCCCAATGGCCATGTCAATTTTGAA AAATTTTGGGAATTGGCTAAACAAGTGAGTGAGTTTATGACATGGAAACAAGTGGAGTGTCCTTTTGAGAGAGACCGGAAAATCCTTCAATACCTGCTCACCGTTCCAGTCTTCAGTGAGGATG